Proteins found in one Zea mays cultivar B73 chromosome 1, Zm-B73-REFERENCE-NAM-5.0, whole genome shotgun sequence genomic segment:
- the LOC118476093 gene encoding protein DCL, chloroplastic-like: MRTSLQNMLREYPLNGYVAEPDKSQLIEALKFHSRGAEKIGVGVREIKIGLNPSHPGTRCFILLRNDDTTEDFSYHKCVQGAADSISPQLGSYLKKLYYRA; the protein is encoded by the exons ATGCGTACTTCCTTACAAAACATGCTAAGAGA GTACCCGTTAAATGGATATGTGGCGGAGCCAGATAAATCACAGTTAATCGAGGCCCTGAAATTTCATTCCAGAGGTGCTGAAAAGATCGGTGTGGGAGTAAGAGAAATTAAG ATCGGGTTGAATCCTAGTCACCCAGGTACAAGGTGCTTCATTTTGCTGAGAAACGATGATACCACTGAAGACTTTTCTTACCACAAGTGTGTTCAGGGTGCTGCAGACTCTATCTCACCCCAGCTCGGAAGTTATTTGAAGAAACTATATTACAGAGCATAA